A section of the Argopecten irradians isolate NY unplaced genomic scaffold, Ai_NY scaffold_0154, whole genome shotgun sequence genome encodes:
- the LOC138311909 gene encoding histone H3: MARTKQTARKSTGGKAPRKQLATKAARKSAPATGGVKKPHRYRPGTVALREIRRYQKSTELLIRKLPFQRLVREIAQDFKTDLRFQSSAVMALQEASEAYLVGLFEDTNLCAIHAKRVTIMPKDIQLARRIRGERA; the protein is encoded by the coding sequence ATGGCTCGTACAAAGCAGACCGCTCGTAAATCCACTGGAGGCAAGGCCCCACGTAAACAGTTGGCTACCAAGGCCGCCCGTAAGAGCGCCCCAGCCACCGGAGGAGTGAAGAAACCTCACAGGTACAGGCCAGGAACAGTCGCTCTCCGTGAAATCCGTAGGTACCAGAAGAGCACTGAACTCCTCATCAGGAAACTGCCCTTCCAGCGTCTCGTCCGTGAAATCGCCCAGGACTTCAAGACTGACCTTAGGTTCCAGAGCTCTGCCGTTATGGCTCTCCAGGAGGCTAGCGAAGCTTACTTGGTCGGACTCTTCGAAGACACCAACCTGTGCGCCATCCACGCCAAGCGTGTCACCATTATGCCAAAGGACATCCAGCTGGCTCGCCGTATCCGCGGAGAACGTGCTTAA
- the LOC138311910 gene encoding histone H2A: MSGRGKGGKVKGKAKSRSSRAGLQFPVGRIHRLLRKGNYAERVGAGAPVYLAAVLEYLAAEVLELAGNAARDNKKTRIIPRHLQLAIRNDEELNKLLSGVTIAQGGVLPNIQAVLLPKKTSKPAAK; this comes from the coding sequence ATGTCTGGACGTGGTAAGGGAGGAAAAGTTAAGGGAAAGGCAAAGAGCCGATCATCCCGTGCCGGACTTCAGTTCCCAGTCGGACGTATCCATCGTCTTCTCCGAAAGGGAAACTATGCCGAGAGAGTTGGAGCCGGAGCCCCAGTCTACTTGGCCGCTGTCCTCGAGTACCTAGCCGCTGAAGTTTTGGAATTGGCAGGTAACGCCGCCAGGGATAACAAGAAGACCAGAATCATCCCCCGTCATCTCCAGCTGGCCATCAGAAACGACGAGGAGTTGAACAAACTGCTGTCGGGTGTCACCATTGCCCAGGGTGGTGTCCTCCCCAACATCCAGGCTGTACTTCTCCCCAAGAAGACCAGCAAACCCGCCGCCAAGTAA
- the LOC138311914 gene encoding histone H4: MSGRGKGGKGLGKGGAKRHRKVLRDNIQGITKPAIRRLARRGGVKRISGLIYEETRGVLKVFLENVIRDAVTYTEHAKRKTVTAMDVVYALKRQGRTLYGFGG; the protein is encoded by the coding sequence ATGTCTGGAAGAGGTAAAGGAGGAAAGGGACTCGGAAAGGGAGGTGCCAAGAGGCACAGGAAGGTGTTGCGTGATAACATCCAGGGTATCACCAAGCCCGCTATTCGTCGTCTGGCTCGCCGAGGTGGTGTGAAACGTATCTCTGGACTCATCTACGAAGAGACCCGTGGTGTCCTTAAGGTTTTCCTTGAGAATGTCATCAGGGATGCCGTTACATACACCGAGCATGCCAAGAGGAAGACTGTCACAGCTATGGATGTTGTGTACGCTCTGAAGAGGCAAGGACGTACTCTGTACGGATTTGGCGGTTAA
- the LOC138311918 gene encoding histone H2B, with amino-acid sequence MAPKASGSKGAKKAATKAKANRGTDKKRRRKRRESYSIYIYKVLKQVHPDTGVSSKAMSIMNSFVNDIFERIAAEASRLAHYNKRSTITSREIQTAVRLLLPGELAKHAVSEGTKAVTKYTSSK; translated from the coding sequence ATGGCACCCAAAGCAAGCGGATCTAAAGGAGCTAAGAAGGCGGCCACCAAGGCTAAGGCCAACCGTGGAACTGACAAGAAaaggaggaggaagaggagggaATCCTACAGCATCTACATCTACAAGGTGTTGAAACAGGTGCACCCCGACACCGGTGTGTCCAGCAAGGCTATGTCCATCATGAACAGCTTTGTCAACGACATCTTTGAGAGAATCGCCGCTGAGGCTTCCCGTCTCGCTCACTACAACAAGAGGTCCACCATCACCAGTCGGGAGATCCAGACAGCTGTCCGTCTCCTTTTGCCCGGTGAATTGGCCAAGCACGCCGTCAGTGAGGGAACCAAGGCTGTCACCAAGTACACCAGCTCCAAGTAA